The Dyella caseinilytica genome has a window encoding:
- a CDS encoding 2OG-Fe dioxygenase family protein, which yields MPTSLNSPTPSLFDAVQRDGFCFVTADTMQPLLQSAGGLSDWTHFAESWNRLGPDPYLAAKGRFRRRRHATFTARANGTIELAPHQPHFQSLQYNALQGDIERWFEPIEPAMANGASLRTILTFCNGFFSSLAFGISQWHVEVHQFRIEANTGEAGEPTPEGSHRDGVDFVLVLLVDRHNIASGTTSIHAPDGKPLGDFTLTRPLDSALIHDPRVFHGVTAVTPLAAGEEAHRDVLVVTFRAKP from the coding sequence ATGCCTACGTCGCTCAACTCGCCTACCCCTTCGCTGTTCGACGCCGTACAACGTGACGGCTTCTGCTTCGTCACTGCAGACACCATGCAGCCACTGCTGCAATCTGCCGGTGGTTTGTCCGACTGGACACACTTTGCGGAAAGTTGGAACCGGCTTGGGCCCGATCCGTATCTTGCCGCAAAAGGTCGCTTCCGCCGTAGGCGGCACGCCACGTTCACCGCACGCGCGAACGGCACCATCGAACTCGCCCCGCATCAGCCGCACTTTCAATCGCTGCAATACAACGCGCTACAAGGCGATATCGAACGCTGGTTTGAGCCGATCGAACCTGCGATGGCAAACGGAGCCAGCCTTCGCACCATCCTCACGTTCTGCAACGGCTTCTTCAGCTCGTTGGCGTTCGGCATATCACAGTGGCATGTGGAAGTGCACCAATTCCGCATCGAAGCCAACACTGGCGAAGCTGGTGAACCTACACCAGAAGGCAGTCATCGGGACGGCGTGGATTTTGTTCTGGTGTTGCTGGTGGACCGGCACAACATCGCCAGCGGCACAACGTCCATCCATGCCCCGGATGGAAAACCCTTGGGCGATTTCACCTTGACGCGCCCGCTGGATTCGGCGTTGATCCACGATCCACGCGTGTTTCACGGGGTAACGGCGGTGACGCCGCTAGCTGCAGGCGAAGAGGCGCATCGGGATGTGCTGGTGGTGACATTTCGGGCGAAGCCGTAA
- a CDS encoding TonB-dependent receptor family protein, with protein sequence MPTSAVRRHTILWLALAAALALGSTSSVHADDQQAQATGSTDTTDKAHKSTTLSTVNVNAQTLAGGLMATQDQPKQVSTISAQAIAEQPITADYTQMINSAPGVNSASYDGFGLTDSSSYTIRGFNASEIGVTLDGVPVNDAGDYIPYASEYGEARNYESITVSPGSADLDMPDLGAVGGHVSFITKTPTQNFNIFAGQSFGSDDARSTYIRINTGDTGPVRSWISISQNSDDKWRGGGQDDIHRVQAKSVWTINDSNSITANFNYNHEENYFYQPLTKAQVNQYGYHYDYGTTWAPTPSGGFTASQLYSDPAFFTQNSYYKLYQNPFKSWVASLDGEFKLSQNLSLSVIPYFQFGDGNGSFAGFLPLQTGANGQPQVQANQAASGSYYAVLEAYRPITYRPGINAKFTLDLGLDNTLDWGIWYERSRQLEYIDGQYVDPQTGEPDAIWGDRDVLTYSNGLPWKNYQEYDLTTVEKAFIQDTWNPSDAWTINAGFAYLHTDRENQFALYPGNPDPADWTSYENTDDRYHRFLPSLGASWKPDDNNQIYYSITRTFRAPQDSSTYGNSLLHLPAPLPESAWSNELGWRFTDGPWTVHTDAYLANMGNRTAVGLDPDTFINYYINAGPVRMAGFEAEGNLDLGHGVSLYSSYSYTQAQVKNDLYLPATADTAAASYNTAGKQFPGTPRNMAYFGARYSENGLTLNLNGKFTGSEYGDFLNSERVASNFTVNGSASYELPDFSVLHKTTIALNLLNILNRHYLALPASPTIDAAESSPTYYVGAPRQWYLTISTTLF encoded by the coding sequence ATGCCTACATCCGCAGTTCGCCGTCACACCATTCTCTGGCTTGCGCTGGCCGCCGCCTTGGCCCTGGGCAGCACAAGTTCCGTCCATGCTGATGATCAGCAAGCACAAGCTACCGGCTCGACCGACACAACCGATAAAGCGCACAAAAGCACCACGCTATCGACCGTCAACGTCAACGCCCAGACGCTTGCGGGTGGCTTGATGGCCACGCAGGATCAGCCCAAGCAGGTATCGACGATTTCCGCACAGGCCATCGCGGAACAACCGATAACCGCCGACTACACCCAGATGATCAACAGTGCACCCGGCGTCAACTCCGCCTCTTACGACGGCTTTGGCTTGACCGACTCCAGTAGCTATACGATCCGCGGCTTCAACGCCAGCGAGATCGGCGTGACGCTCGATGGCGTGCCGGTGAATGATGCCGGCGACTACATCCCTTACGCCTCCGAATACGGCGAAGCGCGTAACTACGAATCGATCACCGTGTCGCCAGGCTCGGCCGATCTGGACATGCCTGATCTGGGCGCAGTCGGTGGTCACGTCAGCTTCATCACCAAGACGCCGACGCAGAATTTCAATATCTTCGCAGGACAAAGCTTCGGCAGCGATGACGCGCGGAGCACTTATATCCGCATCAACACCGGCGATACGGGTCCGGTGCGCAGCTGGATTTCGATATCGCAGAACTCTGATGACAAGTGGCGTGGCGGCGGCCAGGACGATATTCATCGTGTCCAGGCCAAGTCGGTATGGACCATCAACGATAGCAACAGCATTACCGCCAACTTCAACTACAACCACGAAGAAAACTATTTCTATCAGCCGTTGACCAAGGCTCAGGTGAACCAGTACGGCTATCACTACGATTACGGCACCACATGGGCGCCGACGCCCTCCGGCGGATTTACTGCCAGCCAGCTCTATAGCGATCCGGCGTTCTTCACGCAAAACAGCTACTACAAGCTATACCAGAATCCCTTCAAATCCTGGGTAGCAAGCCTGGATGGCGAGTTCAAGCTGAGCCAGAACCTGTCGCTCTCGGTTATCCCTTACTTCCAGTTCGGCGACGGCAACGGCAGCTTCGCCGGTTTCCTGCCGCTGCAGACAGGCGCCAATGGCCAGCCTCAAGTGCAGGCCAACCAGGCGGCCAGCGGTTCGTATTACGCAGTACTGGAGGCCTATCGGCCGATCACTTATCGCCCTGGCATCAATGCCAAGTTCACGCTGGATCTTGGCCTGGACAATACGCTTGACTGGGGTATCTGGTACGAACGTTCCCGCCAGCTTGAGTACATCGACGGGCAATATGTGGATCCGCAAACCGGCGAGCCGGATGCGATCTGGGGTGACCGCGACGTACTCACCTACAGCAACGGCCTTCCGTGGAAGAACTATCAGGAATACGACCTCACCACGGTGGAGAAAGCTTTCATCCAGGACACCTGGAATCCCAGCGATGCATGGACGATCAACGCCGGCTTTGCTTACTTACACACCGACCGCGAAAACCAGTTCGCGCTGTATCCTGGCAATCCTGATCCGGCCGATTGGACTTCGTACGAGAATACCGACGACCGCTATCACCGCTTCCTGCCTTCGCTGGGTGCATCGTGGAAGCCGGATGACAACAACCAGATTTACTACAGTATCACCCGCACCTTCCGTGCACCGCAGGATTCGTCCACCTACGGCAACTCCCTTCTGCACTTGCCCGCGCCGCTGCCGGAAAGTGCATGGTCCAACGAACTGGGCTGGCGCTTTACCGATGGCCCGTGGACTGTGCACACCGATGCCTATCTTGCCAACATGGGCAACCGCACCGCAGTCGGCCTCGATCCGGATACGTTCATCAACTACTACATCAATGCCGGGCCGGTACGCATGGCCGGCTTCGAGGCGGAAGGCAATCTGGACCTCGGTCACGGCGTAAGCCTGTACAGCTCCTACTCCTATACGCAGGCGCAGGTGAAAAACGATCTGTACTTGCCCGCTACCGCAGACACCGCGGCTGCGTCTTACAACACGGCCGGCAAACAGTTTCCCGGCACACCACGCAATATGGCGTACTTCGGCGCGCGTTACTCTGAAAATGGCCTGACGCTTAACCTAAACGGCAAGTTCACCGGCAGCGAATACGGCGACTTCCTTAACAGCGAGCGCGTCGCATCC
- a CDS encoding DUF3455 domain-containing protein, translating into MLLATLAGAVHAQGAPAKSPAIEAFGKGVQIYTCKTINGAYAWSLKAPDASLLDAKGQVIGKHFAGPSWQANDGSTVVGEPLNVSPSPDAGAVAWLVLHAKSHSGSGTMATVQYIVRTRTEGGVAPSSGCDASHAGNEVRVPYSAVYLFFRG; encoded by the coding sequence ATGCTATTGGCCACTCTGGCAGGTGCCGTGCATGCCCAGGGAGCACCGGCCAAATCTCCGGCCATCGAAGCCTTCGGCAAGGGTGTGCAGATCTATACCTGCAAGACGATAAACGGCGCCTATGCGTGGAGCCTGAAGGCACCGGATGCCAGTCTGCTGGATGCTAAAGGACAGGTGATCGGCAAGCATTTCGCCGGGCCAAGCTGGCAGGCCAACGATGGCAGCACCGTCGTTGGTGAGCCCTTGAACGTATCGCCTTCGCCGGATGCAGGCGCAGTGGCGTGGCTGGTGCTGCACGCCAAATCGCACAGCGGAAGCGGCACGATGGCGACAGTGCAGTACATCGTTCGTACGCGTACCGAAGGCGGTGTGGCGCCTTCATCGGGTTGCGATGCCAGTCACGCAGGCAACGAAGTGCGTGTGCCTTATAGCGCGGTGTATCTGTTTTTCCGCGGATGA
- a CDS encoding ExbD/TolR family protein: protein MAFSAGASRDVMVNINVTPLVDVLLVLLIIFMITSPIVMHKAAMDLPQASQKSAPDPTKPIHLAIHSDGQMYWNDALITERQLDTQLGIMSAQATQPALQIDASDDVAYDTVARVLSKAKAHGVSRIDMLGTR from the coding sequence ATGGCTTTCTCTGCAGGTGCATCTCGTGACGTCATGGTCAACATCAACGTCACACCGCTCGTCGACGTATTGCTGGTACTGCTGATCATTTTCATGATCACTTCGCCCATCGTGATGCACAAGGCAGCGATGGATCTTCCACAAGCCTCGCAGAAATCCGCGCCGGATCCTACTAAGCCCATCCATCTGGCCATTCATTCGGATGGCCAGATGTATTGGAATGATGCGCTGATCACCGAACGACAACTGGACACCCAACTTGGCATCATGTCTGCACAGGCTACGCAACCTGCCCTGCAGATAGATGCTTCCGACGATGTGGCCTATGACACAGTCGCCCGCGTGCTGTCCAAAGCCAAAGCGCATGGTGTCTCCCGTATCGACATGCTGGGTACGCGTTAA
- a CDS encoding alpha/beta fold hydrolase, with amino-acid sequence MNSKDFFSHQHKAETPSGTINYVEYGKGPVALFVHGVLLNSYLWRHQLTQLGEIRRCIAVDLLAHGDTEIAAGQDVSVTANAHMLAQFLDALKIDKVDLVGNDSGGGICQIFAALYPERIRSLTLTNCDTHDNWPPEPFKPFVAMVAAGGLPDTLKTMLADKSVYRSPQALGPAYEHPEAVTDDTIETYLRPFLRSPKRTHDIERFVNAFDCRHTVQIEDQLKRLQAPTLVAWATDDIYFDVKWSHWLQKTIPGTKKRLEFNAARIFFPEERPEDFNKELKAHWTASAAA; translated from the coding sequence ATGAACAGCAAAGACTTTTTCAGTCATCAACACAAGGCCGAAACGCCGTCCGGCACGATCAACTATGTTGAATACGGCAAAGGTCCGGTCGCCCTGTTCGTACATGGCGTGCTGCTCAACAGCTATCTGTGGCGTCATCAACTCACGCAGCTCGGAGAAATTCGTCGCTGTATCGCCGTTGATCTGCTAGCCCATGGCGATACGGAGATCGCCGCCGGGCAGGATGTGTCGGTCACGGCCAATGCGCACATGCTGGCCCAATTCCTGGATGCATTGAAGATCGACAAAGTAGACCTTGTCGGCAATGACAGTGGAGGAGGCATCTGCCAGATCTTTGCGGCGCTTTACCCGGAACGAATTCGCAGCCTCACGCTGACCAATTGCGATACGCACGACAACTGGCCACCCGAACCGTTCAAGCCATTTGTTGCCATGGTCGCCGCAGGTGGCCTGCCGGATACCTTGAAAACCATGCTGGCCGACAAATCGGTTTATCGTTCGCCACAAGCACTGGGGCCAGCTTACGAGCACCCGGAAGCGGTTACCGACGACACCATCGAAACCTATCTTCGCCCCTTCCTGCGCTCACCCAAGCGGACTCACGATATCGAGCGCTTCGTCAATGCGTTCGACTGCCGTCATACCGTCCAGATCGAAGACCAGCTCAAGCGCCTGCAAGCCCCGACGTTGGTCGCCTGGGCGACGGACGATATTTATTTTGATGTGAAATGGTCGCACTGGTTGCAAAAGACCATACCGGGCACAAAGAAGCGTCTCGAATTCAATGCCGCGCGCATCTTCTTTCCGGAAGAGCGACCGGAAGATTTCAACAAGGAACTTAAAGCACATTGGACCGCCAGCGCAGCGGCCTGA
- a CDS encoding Spy/CpxP family protein refolding chaperone yields the protein MKNLIRKAALPIALSLALLAGTAAAQSTAPASSSSSATAPAAKKSHMQRRMDEVEQQIDDLHSELNITDAESSQWDAYAQVMRDNAQRTGQALKDRHQKMESMNADDSMKSYAQLAQLNADNMQKLSSAFSALYTVLSPEQKQTADELFKNRPPRARGGGHGTKGGQPASASSSASSSGT from the coding sequence ATGAAAAATCTCATTCGCAAGGCTGCCTTACCTATCGCGCTGTCGCTTGCCCTGCTCGCTGGCACTGCCGCAGCGCAGAGCACCGCGCCCGCTTCCTCCTCGTCTTCCGCCACCGCACCCGCCGCAAAGAAGTCGCATATGCAGCGGCGCATGGATGAAGTGGAACAGCAAATCGACGATCTGCACTCCGAGCTGAACATCACCGACGCCGAGTCGTCCCAGTGGGACGCTTACGCCCAAGTGATGCGTGACAACGCGCAACGCACCGGTCAGGCGCTAAAGGATCGCCACCAGAAAATGGAAAGCATGAATGCCGATGACTCCATGAAGTCCTACGCGCAGCTCGCACAGCTCAATGCGGACAACATGCAGAAACTCTCATCCGCCTTCAGCGCGCTATACACCGTGCTTTCGCCCGAACAGAAACAGACAGCCGACGAACTGTTCAAGAATCGTCCGCCACGTGCGCGTGGTGGCGGCCATGGGACGAAGGGGGGCCAGCCGGCCAGCGCATCGTCGTCGGCTTCGTCATCCGGCACCTGA
- a CDS encoding alpha/beta fold hydrolase: protein MATEGNVVLADGRNMTFAQYGSPDGHPVLYFHGTPSSRLEPLLIGDDTFVRLGLRIIAPDRPGMGRSSFQPHRSFTHWPVDAIALADALGLGKFSVLGNSGGGVYAAACAARIPERLHSAVIVSGAWRMDQSQVLAHLHFMTRLAWRLAKHAPMLLGLLLRSMAASAGKDLTQMKSILPQPDYDAFEYPGRYEAFGYMFREALRQGTRGAAWDMRLYVHPLGVRLQDIQMPLHVFHGEKDANVPMALVRETLIAIPTAKLTTYPHEAHLSTLCNRFDDIAQALLEG from the coding sequence ATGGCGACCGAAGGCAACGTCGTGCTTGCCGATGGCAGGAACATGACCTTTGCCCAGTACGGTTCGCCTGATGGCCACCCCGTACTCTATTTCCATGGCACTCCATCATCACGGCTGGAGCCGCTGCTGATCGGCGACGATACGTTCGTGCGGCTGGGGCTACGCATCATCGCGCCAGACCGTCCCGGCATGGGCCGCTCCAGTTTCCAGCCGCATCGCAGCTTTACTCACTGGCCGGTCGATGCGATCGCGTTGGCTGATGCATTGGGCCTGGGCAAGTTCTCCGTGCTGGGCAATTCCGGCGGTGGCGTCTATGCCGCGGCATGCGCTGCGCGCATCCCCGAGCGCCTGCACAGCGCCGTCATCGTGTCAGGCGCATGGCGCATGGACCAATCCCAGGTCCTTGCCCACCTACACTTCATGACGCGCCTCGCATGGCGCCTGGCCAAGCATGCACCGATGCTGCTGGGGCTACTGCTGCGAAGCATGGCGGCCAGCGCTGGCAAGGATCTGACGCAGATGAAAAGTATCCTGCCCCAACCCGATTACGACGCTTTCGAATACCCGGGACGCTACGAAGCTTTTGGCTACATGTTTCGCGAAGCGCTGCGCCAGGGAACACGGGGAGCTGCATGGGATATGCGCCTGTACGTGCACCCACTCGGCGTCCGCCTGCAGGATATCCAGATGCCGTTGCATGTGTTCCATGGCGAGAAGGACGCCAACGTCCCGATGGCACTGGTACGCGAAACACTCATCGCGATACCGACGGCCAAACTCACCACCTACCCGCATGAGGCGCATCTTTCGACCCTGTGCAACCGGTTTGACGACATCGCCCAGGCATTGCTTGAAGGCTGA
- a CDS encoding alpha/beta hydrolase family protein, translating to MRNRFFAVAIILIIAAFIWHFLDRPPEDLGNPRYFTDQTYNFETSRALNDIAIVGGDAGEVGQAVAGLKAGDAQGWYDRWMAAGDRAMALAHRTADPTSKGHALLRAHNYYRSAEFFLPPNDARRPEAWKKNVDAFYQGLDVLGVKYERIKVPYGTYHLNAVYYPGAAGSESKPLLVVVGGYDGTMEEMYFHIVAAALQRGYPVLTYEGPGQGSVLREQGLTFTPQWEKPNGAVLDTFLASHPTSGNIVLIGESMGGYLAPRAAAFDPRISGVVAYDVFFDGGAIASRNVPPFVFWLRKHGYNSVLNMLAKQGPSDPGALWSVQNGMWVFGAKGPFEVLDAFKAYTLAPVASRIKADVLILSGADDHFVPAGQADAFQKSLTGARSVTSVVFDRISGGSEHCQIGASSLWHATLFDWLATKFGQPAAIQAISSK from the coding sequence ATGCGCAATCGCTTTTTCGCTGTCGCGATCATTCTGATCATCGCTGCCTTTATCTGGCATTTTCTGGATCGGCCGCCCGAGGATCTTGGCAATCCTCGTTACTTTACGGATCAGACGTACAACTTCGAGACCTCGCGTGCCTTGAATGACATTGCCATTGTCGGTGGCGATGCCGGCGAAGTGGGGCAGGCGGTTGCCGGGCTCAAAGCCGGCGATGCGCAAGGCTGGTATGACAGATGGATGGCAGCGGGTGATCGCGCGATGGCACTTGCGCATCGAACCGCCGATCCGACGTCCAAAGGCCATGCCCTGCTGCGTGCCCACAACTACTACCGCTCGGCAGAATTCTTCCTGCCGCCCAATGATGCGCGGCGACCTGAAGCATGGAAGAAAAATGTCGACGCGTTTTATCAGGGGCTTGACGTACTCGGTGTCAAGTACGAACGCATCAAGGTGCCTTACGGCACGTATCACTTGAACGCCGTCTATTACCCGGGGGCGGCCGGTTCGGAGAGCAAGCCGCTGCTGGTTGTTGTCGGCGGCTACGATGGCACCATGGAAGAAATGTATTTCCATATCGTCGCCGCAGCGTTGCAACGTGGTTATCCCGTGCTGACGTATGAAGGGCCGGGCCAGGGTTCGGTGCTTCGCGAGCAGGGGCTCACCTTTACGCCGCAATGGGAGAAGCCGAACGGTGCCGTGCTCGATACCTTCCTTGCATCGCATCCTACCTCCGGCAACATCGTGCTGATTGGCGAAAGCATGGGCGGTTATCTCGCGCCGCGTGCGGCGGCATTCGATCCGCGCATCAGCGGCGTGGTGGCCTATGACGTGTTTTTCGATGGTGGCGCGATTGCTTCGCGCAATGTCCCACCGTTTGTCTTCTGGCTGCGCAAACACGGTTACAACAGCGTGCTGAATATGCTGGCCAAGCAAGGGCCAAGCGATCCGGGTGCTCTATGGTCAGTGCAGAACGGCATGTGGGTATTTGGTGCGAAAGGACCGTTCGAGGTGCTGGACGCGTTCAAGGCTTATACGTTGGCGCCGGTCGCATCGCGCATCAAGGCGGATGTGCTGATTCTTTCTGGCGCGGACGATCACTTCGTGCCAGCAGGGCAGGCGGATGCGTTCCAGAAGAGCTTGACCGGCGCGCGCAGCGTGACCAGCGTTGTTTTCGATCGTATCTCGGGCGGCAGCGAGCACTGCCAGATCGGCGCTTCCAGCCTGTGGCATGCCACTTTGTTCGATTGGCTGGCGACCAAGTTCGGTCAGCCGGCCGCTATCCAGGCGATCAGTTCGAAATGA
- a CDS encoding DUF3574 domain-containing protein codes for MKIRLALLIALLSLQLASCATTSSPSASATLQGDTAHPGQTQGWVDTRLYFGLGPADQPSQGISESQWRAFLDKEVTPRFPDGLSVIDVYGQWQGKQETQPERLHSKLLVIDYPDTPENRSKIEAIRAAWKQRTGDQSVLRVTQPADVSF; via the coding sequence ATGAAGATCCGTCTTGCGCTGCTCATAGCGTTGCTTTCCTTGCAGTTGGCTTCCTGTGCGACTACTTCCTCGCCATCGGCTTCTGCGACCTTGCAAGGCGACACGGCGCATCCTGGGCAAACCCAGGGATGGGTAGATACCCGGCTGTATTTCGGTCTCGGACCTGCCGACCAGCCCAGCCAAGGCATCAGCGAATCCCAGTGGCGCGCTTTCCTCGACAAAGAGGTCACGCCGCGCTTTCCCGATGGCCTGAGTGTGATCGACGTATATGGGCAATGGCAGGGGAAGCAGGAGACGCAGCCGGAACGCCTGCATTCCAAGTTGCTGGTGATCGATTATCCCGATACGCCTGAAAACCGCAGCAAGATCGAGGCGATCCGCGCGGCGTGGAAGCAGCGCACCGGAGATCAGTCGGTGTTGCGGGTGACGCAGCCCGCGGATGTGTCGTTTTGA
- a CDS encoding class I SAM-dependent methyltransferase: MDKETLRAYDNESGGFADEWERQPPPEDMYAWLTRYFSPGLTADIGCGSGRDAAWLHSHGFETIGYDASEGLLVQARARHPQLRFVRAVLPELDGVPPAHFRNVLCETVIMHLEPDQIAPAVQRLLGILEPGGILYLSWRVTEGASQRDKHQRLYASFNPSLVRDACVGNDMLYDKEEINLSSGKPVHRLIVRRSGR, translated from the coding sequence ATGGACAAAGAGACGCTTCGCGCCTACGACAACGAATCAGGCGGTTTTGCGGACGAGTGGGAGCGGCAGCCACCGCCCGAGGATATGTATGCGTGGCTGACTCGCTATTTTTCGCCAGGTCTCACAGCTGATATCGGTTGTGGCTCTGGCCGGGATGCAGCCTGGTTGCACTCTCATGGCTTTGAGACTATTGGTTACGACGCATCGGAAGGGTTGCTGGTGCAAGCACGGGCTCGCCATCCGCAGTTGCGCTTCGTGCGGGCAGTATTGCCGGAGCTGGATGGCGTGCCACCGGCGCACTTTCGCAATGTGCTGTGCGAGACCGTCATCATGCATCTGGAACCCGACCAGATTGCGCCGGCGGTGCAGCGCCTGCTCGGTATCCTTGAACCCGGTGGCATCCTTTACCTAAGCTGGCGAGTCACCGAAGGCGCGTCGCAGCGCGACAAGCATCAACGGTTGTATGCCTCGTTCAATCCGTCGCTGGTGCGCGACGCTTGTGTGGGCAACGACATGCTGTACGACAAGGAAGAGATCAACCTGTCGTCAGGAAAGCCTGTTCATCGGCTGATCGTTCGCAGGTCTGGCAGATAA